A genomic window from Candidatus Woesearchaeota archaeon includes:
- the map gene encoding type II methionyl aminopeptidase yields MIVTPETKPHVLKAGRIAGEALQYGKKLVKVGESLLEVSDKVEEKIKQLLNGEEESGLAFPVQVSFNQTAAHNCPTDEDKTIFKEGMVVKLDCGVHIKGCMADNALTVDLSNDGRYKNLLEASKKARDKVIPMMKPGVSVSDIGGVIAETIESFGFKPVKNLSGHGLDIYTVHSSPSVPNFNTGAQTKLQDGQLLAVEPFASMGAGMIEELGEAEIFMQVAKKPVRSAFTREILKHIETYKGLPFTTRWLTRLFGKPKVNFALMELQRIESVKCYAPLVDKNKGFISQHEHTVIVGDKPIATTKVE; encoded by the coding sequence ATGATCGTCACTCCTGAAACAAAACCGCACGTTCTGAAAGCAGGGAGAATTGCGGGCGAAGCGCTGCAGTACGGAAAAAAACTCGTCAAAGTAGGTGAATCCCTGCTTGAAGTTTCTGACAAAGTCGAAGAAAAAATCAAACAATTGCTCAACGGAGAAGAAGAATCAGGATTGGCGTTTCCCGTGCAGGTATCTTTCAATCAAACCGCAGCGCATAACTGCCCCACCGATGAAGACAAAACAATTTTCAAAGAAGGTATGGTTGTAAAACTGGACTGCGGCGTGCACATCAAGGGCTGCATGGCAGACAATGCACTCACCGTTGATCTCTCCAACGATGGCCGCTACAAAAATCTGCTTGAGGCATCAAAAAAAGCGAGAGACAAAGTTATTCCGATGATGAAGCCGGGTGTTTCTGTTTCAGACATTGGTGGCGTCATCGCAGAAACAATCGAATCATTCGGCTTCAAGCCCGTAAAAAATCTTTCTGGCCACGGATTGGACATCTACACGGTTCACTCCAGTCCGTCAGTTCCTAATTTCAACACCGGCGCACAAACAAAACTCCAAGACGGCCAGCTCCTCGCGGTCGAGCCATTTGCATCAATGGGTGCCGGCATGATTGAAGAACTTGGAGAAGCAGAAATTTTTATGCAGGTTGCGAAAAAGCCCGTGCGGAGTGCGTTCACGCGTGAAATTCTCAAGCATATTGAAACGTACAAGGGGCTTCCCTTTACCACCCGCTGGCTCACACGATTATTTGGGAAGCCGAAAGTCAACTTCGCATTAATGGAGCTCCAGCGGATTGAATCCGTCAAGTGCTATGCACCGCTCGTTGACAAAAACAAGGGATTCATCAGCCAGCACGAGCACACGGTTATTGTTGGGGACAAGCCGATTGCGACGACAAAAGTTGAGTAA
- a CDS encoding beta-CASP ribonuclease aCPSF1, which yields MANILKEILANLPPDKISDACFEGANIMLYTKDKEYFLDNQGTIRNVVSMFKKRIELRPDPSVTLDQDQAREIIEKVMPAEAEIDNIFFDASRSQVVIETEKPGIAIGKQGSVLREIREKTMWVPLIRRTPAIKSEIIEKIRHFLYEHSEARRKFLNKTGHRVYDGWIREKKDEWVRLSVLGAGRQVGRSCFLLQTPESRILLDCGIDPARMDQGSYPYLDAPEVKLDEIDAVILSHAHLDHCGMIPYLFKFGYDGPIYCTSPTRDITVLQTLDFIKIMKNEGKDPLYTAEEVKKMVMNMICLDYEEVTDITPDIRITFYDAGHILGSAMTHIHIGNGLHNFLYTADIKYGRTHLLDPAATYFPRLETMLLEATYGGRDNVLPSEHEADEITKDVIKRAIERRGKVLIPVLGCGRAQEIMLLLEKLVRNKEIEEIPVFVDGIVWDMTGIHTAYPEFLNALVRKQIFHKDSNPFLSPIFKRVGSQKERTQILEDTGSCVILATSGMMVGGPSVQYFRNLAGSARNALIFTSYQSEGSMGRRIQNGEREFMFRDGKTQEIVECKMEISKLEISGHCDRRQLMNFVHKCDPRPKKIILNHGENSRILDLASSIHKQYPIETVAPRNLEVVRLK from the coding sequence ATGGCAAATATCTTAAAAGAAATTCTGGCAAATCTGCCCCCCGATAAAATCAGCGACGCGTGTTTTGAAGGAGCAAACATCATGCTCTACACCAAGGATAAAGAATACTTCCTTGATAATCAGGGCACTATCCGCAATGTCGTGAGCATGTTCAAAAAGCGCATTGAGCTGCGCCCCGATCCATCAGTCACGCTTGATCAGGATCAAGCCAGAGAGATTATTGAAAAAGTCATGCCAGCAGAGGCAGAGATTGACAACATCTTCTTTGACGCGTCCAGAAGCCAAGTGGTGATTGAAACTGAAAAGCCCGGCATTGCCATCGGCAAACAAGGATCAGTGCTGCGGGAAATCCGCGAAAAAACAATGTGGGTACCGCTCATCCGCCGGACGCCTGCTATCAAGTCAGAAATCATTGAAAAAATCCGACACTTTCTCTACGAACATTCCGAAGCACGGAGAAAATTCCTCAACAAGACTGGCCACCGCGTGTACGACGGCTGGATTCGCGAGAAAAAAGATGAATGGGTTCGCCTGTCCGTGCTCGGCGCTGGGCGGCAAGTTGGCAGAAGCTGCTTCCTGCTCCAAACACCTGAATCAAGAATCCTGCTGGACTGCGGCATTGACCCTGCACGCATGGACCAAGGTTCCTATCCGTACCTCGACGCGCCGGAAGTAAAACTCGATGAAATTGACGCAGTCATTCTTTCGCACGCGCACCTCGATCACTGTGGCATGATTCCGTACCTGTTCAAGTTCGGTTATGACGGTCCAATTTACTGCACCTCACCGACACGAGACATCACTGTTCTCCAAACATTGGACTTCATCAAGATAATGAAAAACGAAGGAAAAGATCCATTGTACACTGCTGAAGAAGTCAAAAAGATGGTCATGAATATGATATGCCTTGATTACGAAGAAGTGACTGACATCACGCCTGACATCCGCATCACGTTCTACGACGCCGGCCACATTCTCGGTAGCGCCATGACGCACATCCACATCGGCAACGGCCTGCACAATTTCCTCTACACTGCCGACATCAAATACGGCAGAACACATCTTCTTGATCCTGCGGCGACGTATTTCCCACGACTTGAAACTATGCTCCTTGAAGCGACCTACGGCGGCAGAGACAACGTGCTTCCATCAGAGCACGAAGCAGACGAAATTACCAAGGATGTCATCAAGCGCGCCATTGAGCGCAGAGGAAAAGTGCTCATCCCAGTGCTGGGCTGCGGGCGCGCCCAGGAAATTATGCTCCTCCTTGAAAAACTCGTGCGCAACAAAGAAATTGAGGAAATCCCTGTGTTTGTTGACGGCATTGTGTGGGACATGACTGGCATTCACACGGCGTATCCAGAATTCCTCAACGCGCTGGTGCGCAAGCAAATTTTCCACAAAGACAGCAATCCGTTCTTATCACCAATCTTCAAGCGCGTCGGCTCGCAGAAAGAGCGCACGCAAATTTTGGAAGACACCGGTTCCTGCGTCATCCTCGCAACTTCCGGCATGATGGTCGGCGGCCCGTCAGTACAATACTTCAGAAACCTTGCAGGTTCAGCGCGCAACGCCCTTATCTTCACATCGTATCAATCCGAAGGCAGTATGGGCCGGCGCATTCAAAACGGCGAGCGCGAATTCATGTTCCGTGACGGCAAAACACAGGAAATTGTCGAATGCAAAATGGAAATCAGCAAGCTTGAAATTTCAGGGCACTGCGACCGCCGCCAGCTGATGAACTTCGTGCACAAGTGCGACCCGCGGCCGAAAAAAATCATTTTGAACCACGGCGAAAATTCGAGAATTCTTGACCTTGCCAGCAGCATCCACAAACAATATCCGATTGAGACGGTTGCCCCAAGAAATCTGGAAGTTGTAAGGCTGAAATAA
- a CDS encoding proteasome subunit beta: protein MDNTNVKKTGTTTIGIICKDGVVMAADKKATAGHMIVDKRTQKIHQVDDAMAVTIAGLVSDAQLLTKIFRAELKLKKIQSHQDVTVKQAANMLAGLSYYNIRKMSMLPGIVGFLLGGKDNSGYYLYNIGIDGSVTQEDDYSSDGSGSIFVYGVLEAMYKKDMSIHEGIALAKKALNAAVQRDSASGCGFDITTITQDGFKLVETGEIPYKIQ from the coding sequence ATGGATAATACCAACGTTAAAAAGACGGGAACAACAACCATCGGCATTATCTGCAAAGATGGCGTGGTTATGGCTGCTGATAAGAAGGCAACCGCCGGCCATATGATTGTGGACAAGCGCACGCAGAAAATCCACCAGGTAGATGACGCTATGGCAGTCACGATTGCCGGCCTTGTGTCAGACGCCCAGCTCCTGACCAAAATTTTTCGGGCAGAGCTCAAGCTCAAAAAAATCCAGTCACATCAAGATGTCACGGTCAAACAAGCAGCAAACATGCTTGCCGGGCTTTCCTATTACAACATCAGAAAAATGTCGATGCTCCCGGGCATTGTCGGCTTCCTGCTCGGCGGCAAGGACAATTCTGGGTACTATCTCTACAACATTGGCATTGACGGCAGCGTAACACAAGAGGATGACTACAGCTCTGACGGCTCGGGCAGCATTTTCGTGTACGGTGTGCTTGAGGCAATGTACAAAAAAGACATGAGCATACATGAAGGCATTGCGCTGGCGAAAAAAGCGCTCAATGCAGCGGTTCAGCGTGACTCGGCATCCGGCTGCGGCTTTGACATCACCACCATCACCCAAGACGGATTCAAGTTGGTTGAAACCGGCGAAATTCCGTATAAAATTCAGTAA
- a CDS encoding 30S ribosomal protein S12, with translation MGHKTTGLSAGKRVKARRTIHRWYDKWYKRSALGLKYKSDPLEGASQAKGIILAKVQLEAKQPNSAMRKCVRVQLIKNGKQVTSFAPGDGAIKMMDEHDEVLIECIGGKMGRSKGDLSGIRWQVIKVNDQSLDALLKGRIEKARK, from the coding sequence ATGGGTCACAAAACAACCGGCTTGAGTGCCGGCAAGAGAGTCAAGGCACGGAGAACAATCCATCGCTGGTATGACAAGTGGTACAAGCGCAGCGCACTTGGGCTCAAGTACAAGTCTGACCCGCTCGAAGGAGCATCACAAGCAAAAGGCATCATTCTCGCTAAAGTCCAGCTCGAGGCAAAGCAGCCGAACTCCGCAATGCGCAAATGCGTGCGTGTCCAGCTGATTAAGAACGGCAAGCAAGTCACTTCATTTGCACCCGGCGACGGCGCCATCAAGATGATGGACGAACACGACGAAGTGCTCATTGAATGTATCGGCGGCAAAATGGGGCGCTCAAAGGGAGATCTTTCAGGAATCCGCTGGCAGGTTATCAAAGTAAATGACCAATCACTTGACGCACTTCTGAAAGGAAGAATTGAGAAGGCGAGAAAGTAA
- the nucS gene encoding endonuclease NucS, with protein sequence MVDRQLLQEIEKINKALEREEMLIIGADCEITYSGRAETKLAQGDRVIIIKSDKTLLVHQPHGSNPINYMKENSSHRIIVEDEMVVLKSKNVPLNEFVDVLINKIHFFNSAKLADGTKIELTGNEKDMADMIAKNPAMIEAGLRLVKQEEQTEYGFIDVLCHDTNKNLVVIECKRYKADFKAVEQLKRYVEKIKKSKGIETARGILAAPSISDNAKAMLEEKGFSFCAIEPPRYKERFRKGQKKLGEF encoded by the coding sequence GTGGTCGACCGCCAACTTCTTCAGGAAATTGAAAAAATAAACAAAGCCCTCGAACGGGAAGAAATGCTCATCATCGGCGCGGACTGTGAGATTACCTATTCCGGCAGGGCAGAAACAAAACTGGCGCAGGGCGACCGTGTCATCATAATAAAAAGCGACAAGACGCTGCTCGTGCACCAGCCGCACGGCTCCAATCCTATCAATTACATGAAAGAAAATTCCAGCCACCGCATCATTGTCGAAGATGAAATGGTCGTGCTGAAAAGCAAAAATGTGCCACTCAACGAATTTGTCGATGTGCTCATCAACAAGATTCACTTTTTCAACAGCGCCAAGCTTGCTGACGGCACAAAAATTGAGCTGACCGGCAATGAAAAAGACATGGCTGATATGATTGCGAAAAATCCGGCAATGATAGAAGCCGGGCTCCGGCTCGTTAAACAGGAAGAACAAACTGAATATGGTTTTATTGACGTGCTCTGCCACGACACAAACAAAAATCTTGTCGTCATCGAATGCAAACGGTACAAGGCAGACTTCAAGGCAGTTGAACAATTAAAACGGTACGTCGAGAAAATAAAAAAAAGCAAGGGAATTGAAACCGCACGCGGCATCCTCGCGGCGCCAAGCATTTCAGACAACGCAAAGGCAATGCTGGAAGAGAAAGGATTTTCTTTCTGCGCCATCGAGCCACCGCGGTACAAGGAACGATTCAGAAAAGGACAGAAAAAGTTGGGAGAGTTTTAA
- a CDS encoding helix-turn-helix transcriptional regulator, which yields MTHPSFVERFRDLPNVVHKSWEEIARMTTFSASHFRLYFEEKHGRMRSPHLQSLHNIAHSVDLIPVVLYHVPTDQPENLGVHDFLAGEPVDNYVRRVILQEKNRLGLTIEKLAWKSGLSPRTVSQYERAKSDLTVRSLDSLCPPLGLVADYLVVKKRFAEAMAVL from the coding sequence ATGACACATCCTTCTTTTGTCGAACGGTTTCGTGATTTGCCAAACGTCGTGCACAAATCATGGGAAGAAATAGCGCGCATGACGACGTTTTCCGCTTCTCATTTTAGGCTGTATTTTGAAGAAAAGCACGGTCGAATGCGGAGTCCCCATCTTCAATCTCTGCATAATATTGCGCACAGTGTTGATCTCATTCCTGTGGTTTTATATCACGTTCCAACGGATCAGCCTGAAAATCTCGGTGTGCACGATTTTCTTGCCGGCGAACCTGTTGATAATTATGTCCGTCGGGTTATTCTTCAGGAAAAAAACCGTCTTGGTTTGACTATCGAAAAATTAGCATGGAAAAGCGGGCTCTCACCACGCACTGTTTCCCAGTATGAGCGAGCAAAATCTGATTTAACCGTGCGCAGTTTAGATTCTTTGTGTCCGCCGTTGGGTTTGGTGGCGGATTATTTGGTGGTGAAGAAACGGTTTGCCGAAGCAATGGCAGTACTCTAA
- a CDS encoding NusA-like transcription termination signal-binding factor, with protein sequence MTTTAIKYDISLMQYMAVFEQVTGASPKDCFVDTHLTLLTFVVQPGQIGKAVGKAGAMVHLLEQKFKRRIRIIEYHPEKLEFIKNMIMPLRIDAIREEEAIVYLESQDMKTKGLLIGRNAQNLRNLETNVRRYFEVKEIRVV encoded by the coding sequence ATGACGACAACCGCCATCAAATATGATATCTCTCTCATGCAGTACATGGCTGTTTTTGAGCAGGTAACCGGCGCGTCGCCCAAAGATTGTTTTGTTGATACACACCTTACCCTTCTAACATTTGTGGTGCAGCCCGGCCAGATTGGCAAGGCGGTGGGAAAAGCAGGGGCAATGGTTCACCTTCTGGAGCAAAAATTCAAGCGACGCATTCGCATCATTGAATACCATCCGGAAAAGCTTGAATTCATCAAGAACATGATTATGCCTCTCCGCATTGATGCTATTCGGGAAGAAGAAGCGATTGTCTATCTCGAAAGCCAAGACATGAAAACAAAAGGGCTGTTGATTGGCCGCAACGCGCAGAATCTTCGTAATCTTGAGACGAATGTTCGCAGGTATTTTGAGGTTAAGGAAATACGGGTAGTCTAA
- a CDS encoding ribosomal L7Ae/L30e/S12e/Gadd45 family protein, whose amino-acid sequence MEDFKKLVKEGKAYVGTKETLKQIKQGGVKKVYLASNCPASVKTDVKKYAELSSTEVEELAVPNEELGIICKKQFSISVLGVKKDVKK is encoded by the coding sequence ATGGAAGATTTCAAAAAACTCGTCAAAGAAGGAAAAGCATACGTTGGCACTAAAGAAACGCTGAAACAGATAAAACAGGGCGGTGTCAAGAAAGTATATCTTGCCTCAAATTGCCCGGCATCAGTCAAAACCGACGTGAAAAAATATGCAGAGTTGTCATCAACCGAAGTTGAAGAGCTTGCAGTACCAAACGAAGAGTTGGGTATCATCTGCAAGAAACAGTTTTCTATTTCTGTGTTAGGCGTTAAAAAAGACGTGAAAAAATAG
- a CDS encoding DNA-directed RNA polymerase subunit A'' (DNA-dependent RNA polymerase catalyzes the transcription of DNA into RNA using the four ribonucleoside triphosphates as substrates) codes for MTTDTVNELCEEYLPLLNKKIISDMKKHLPANATKTQLKQVFDATVKEYEDSKVEPGESVGVISAESIGEPGTQMTLNTFHFAGVAEMNVTTGLPRIIEILDGRKNLSTPMMEIYLKPPYSEGKDIKRIALVIKETTVEEVVSEFIINMLEFTIEIRPDENKLREIGMTRAGFIKALEKVVKLSVKEKDGSIFVKASGKEAGLNELYKLKEKIKEAYLQGIKGITQVLPVKRGDEFIIVTAGTNLGKILSLDFVDTTRTVSNDLYEIAGVLGIEAARQAAINEIFKVIESQGLNIDRRHIMLVADMMCTAGSIKGITRYGIVSEKSSVLARASFETPIKHIIDAALIGEEDTLTSVVENVMINQPIPVGTGLPGLVVEVKK; via the coding sequence ATGACGACTGATACTGTGAACGAACTGTGCGAAGAATACCTTCCTCTGCTGAATAAAAAAATTATCAGCGATATGAAGAAGCATCTTCCGGCGAACGCCACAAAAACACAGCTCAAACAAGTATTCGATGCCACAGTCAAAGAATATGAAGATTCAAAAGTTGAGCCCGGTGAAAGCGTCGGCGTTATCAGTGCAGAATCAATCGGCGAGCCCGGCACCCAGATGACCCTTAACACGTTCCACTTTGCCGGCGTTGCGGAAATGAACGTCACCACCGGCCTGCCGAGAATTATTGAAATTCTCGACGGCAGAAAAAATCTGAGCACGCCGATGATGGAAATCTACCTCAAGCCGCCGTACAGCGAAGGAAAGGACATCAAGCGCATTGCGCTCGTCATCAAAGAAACCACGGTCGAAGAAGTTGTTTCAGAATTTATCATCAACATGCTCGAATTCACCATTGAAATTCGCCCCGATGAAAACAAACTCCGTGAAATTGGCATGACACGCGCTGGCTTTATCAAGGCGCTTGAAAAAGTAGTCAAGCTTTCCGTCAAGGAAAAAGATGGTTCTATCTTTGTCAAGGCGTCTGGAAAAGAAGCAGGGCTCAATGAGCTGTACAAACTCAAAGAAAAAATAAAAGAGGCGTACCTGCAGGGCATCAAGGGCATTACCCAAGTACTGCCGGTCAAGCGCGGCGATGAATTTATTATCGTTACTGCCGGCACCAACCTCGGAAAAATACTCTCACTCGACTTTGTTGACACTACCAGAACCGTGTCCAATGACCTCTACGAAATTGCCGGTGTGCTCGGCATTGAAGCAGCGCGCCAGGCAGCAATCAACGAAATATTCAAAGTCATTGAAAGCCAGGGCTTGAACATTGACAGGCGACACATCATGCTTGTTGCTGACATGATGTGCACCGCTGGCAGCATCAAAGGCATCACGCGCTACGGCATTGTGAGCGAGAAATCCTCGGTCCTTGCACGCGCGTCGTTCGAAACGCCCATCAAGCACATCATTGACGCGGCACTCATCGGCGAAGAAGATACACTCACTTCAGTCGTTGAGAACGTGATGATTAACCAGCCTATTCCCGTCGGCACGGGCCTTCCCGGCCTTGTTGTTGAAGTAAAAAAATAA
- a CDS encoding DNA-directed RNA polymerase subunit A': MDRERYPYKEIESISFGLLSPKMIKSMASAKIVTPELYDKEGYPVDGGLMDIRLGVIDPGLKCKTCGSKLKECIGHFGYIELARPIIHIKFVPLILTMLRCACRECGKVLIPQNKVDQYTEVLAEAEAQGGLEARRRRIKEIIAGLKTISKCPHCKAKQYKISLDKPYTYMENDKRLSPIEIRTRLEKLSDDDCRMFGLNSDVSRPEWIILTVMAIPPVTIRPSITLESGERSEDDLTHKLGDIVRINQRLFENINAGAPEIIIEDLWDLLQYHITTFFDNNVAQLPPARHRSGQPLKTITERITSKEGRIRHNLAGKRTNFSSRTVISPDPMIKMNEVGIPKIVASKLTVPERVTEWNREYLKQFIERGPKNYPGANYITRPDGKKKKITDETKEQLLEEIQPGYIVERHLMDGDLAVFNRQPSLHRMSMMAHRIRVLPHKTFRLNPAVCHPYNADFDGDEMNLHIPQTEEARAETEMLMMVDLQMISPRYGLSVIGCIQDAISGSYVLTHDDTVMKHRDAVDLLSASGINDFSRLPNKDMVTGKDVFSCLLPADFRFSGFTKGNKKKEEPDLIIRKGKILKGVMDSANLGHGAGLMLRNLHKQYGEHFTLDVLTKMCKLAVFTLSKYGFSTAISDMDLPREAVEKINAIKAQAEEEADMLIKRYHNKEIETFPGKTLIETLELRILEALNTARNKIGNLVTEYAPGTTGTIAMAKSGARGTPINMAQIGACVGQQALRGNRISKGFSNRTLSCFKKDDLMPAARGFISNGFKSGLAPHEFFFAAMTGRDSLMDTALRTPKSGYLYRRLANAMQDLRVEYDHTVRDASGRIIQFLYGEDGIDISKSEGGKLNVKRIIEHICGTEAD; this comes from the coding sequence ATGGACCGCGAACGCTACCCCTACAAAGAAATTGAAAGCATTTCCTTCGGACTGCTCTCGCCAAAAATGATCAAGAGCATGGCCTCTGCAAAGATTGTCACGCCGGAACTCTACGACAAAGAGGGCTACCCGGTTGACGGCGGCCTCATGGACATTCGCCTCGGCGTTATCGATCCCGGATTGAAATGCAAGACCTGCGGCTCAAAACTCAAAGAGTGCATCGGCCACTTCGGCTACATTGAGCTTGCCCGGCCGATTATCCATATCAAATTTGTCCCGCTCATCCTCACCATGCTCCGCTGCGCGTGCCGCGAGTGCGGCAAAGTGCTTATTCCACAAAACAAGGTTGACCAGTACACTGAAGTGCTGGCTGAAGCAGAAGCACAAGGCGGCCTTGAAGCGCGGCGCCGAAGAATCAAGGAAATTATTGCCGGCCTGAAAACAATCAGCAAATGCCCGCACTGCAAGGCGAAACAATACAAAATTTCACTCGACAAGCCGTACACCTACATGGAAAATGACAAGCGGCTTTCACCCATTGAAATCAGAACACGACTTGAAAAATTGAGCGATGACGACTGCCGAATGTTCGGCCTGAATTCTGACGTGAGCAGGCCGGAATGGATTATACTCACGGTCATGGCAATCCCTCCCGTCACCATTCGCCCATCGATCACTCTTGAAAGTGGCGAGCGCAGTGAGGATGACTTAACCCACAAGCTCGGCGACATTGTCCGTATCAACCAACGCCTGTTTGAAAACATCAACGCCGGTGCTCCTGAAATTATCATCGAAGATCTCTGGGATTTGTTACAATACCACATCACCACGTTTTTCGACAACAATGTTGCCCAGCTCCCGCCAGCACGCCATCGCTCGGGCCAGCCGCTGAAAACAATTACCGAGCGCATTACAAGCAAGGAAGGCCGCATCAGGCACAACCTTGCCGGCAAGCGCACAAACTTTTCTTCACGTACCGTCATCTCTCCTGATCCGATGATTAAGATGAATGAGGTCGGCATTCCAAAAATTGTTGCCAGCAAACTGACGGTTCCTGAACGCGTCACTGAATGGAACCGGGAGTACCTCAAACAATTTATTGAGCGCGGCCCGAAAAACTATCCAGGTGCCAATTATATTACACGGCCGGATGGCAAGAAAAAGAAAATCACCGACGAAACAAAAGAGCAGCTGCTCGAAGAAATTCAGCCGGGATACATTGTTGAGCGCCACCTCATGGACGGTGACCTTGCTGTTTTCAACCGCCAGCCCAGTTTGCACAGAATGTCAATGATGGCGCACCGCATTCGCGTGTTGCCGCACAAAACATTCCGCCTCAATCCAGCAGTGTGCCATCCGTACAACGCGGATTTTGACGGCGACGAAATGAACCTGCACATTCCTCAAACTGAAGAAGCACGCGCTGAAACAGAAATGCTTATGATGGTTGACCTGCAGATGATTAGCCCGCGGTATGGCTTGAGCGTTATCGGCTGCATTCAAGACGCAATTTCAGGATCCTATGTGCTAACCCACGACGACACGGTCATGAAACACCGCGATGCTGTTGACTTGCTTTCCGCGTCAGGCATCAACGATTTTTCCCGCCTGCCGAACAAAGACATGGTCACGGGCAAAGACGTGTTCAGCTGCCTGCTCCCTGCGGATTTCAGATTTTCCGGCTTCACCAAAGGAAACAAGAAAAAAGAAGAGCCCGACCTCATTATCCGCAAAGGAAAAATCCTCAAGGGAGTCATGGACTCTGCAAACCTTGGCCACGGCGCAGGGCTTATGCTGCGCAACCTGCACAAGCAGTACGGCGAGCACTTCACGCTTGATGTGCTGACAAAAATGTGCAAGCTTGCCGTGTTCACCTTGAGCAAGTACGGTTTCTCGACGGCAATTTCCGACATGGATCTTCCTCGGGAAGCAGTTGAAAAAATCAATGCCATTAAGGCGCAAGCCGAAGAAGAGGCGGACATGCTTATCAAACGGTACCACAACAAGGAAATCGAGACATTCCCGGGAAAAACACTCATTGAAACGCTCGAGCTTCGCATTCTCGAAGCGCTGAACACCGCGCGTAACAAAATCGGTAATCTCGTTACTGAATACGCACCGGGCACCACCGGCACCATTGCCATGGCGAAGAGCGGTGCGCGCGGCACGCCGATTAACATGGCACAAATTGGCGCTTGCGTCGGCCAGCAGGCACTGCGTGGCAACAGAATCAGCAAGGGCTTTTCCAACAGAACACTTTCCTGTTTCAAAAAAGATGATCTCATGCCAGCAGCGCGCGGCTTTATCAGCAACGGCTTCAAGTCCGGCCTTGCGCCGCACGAATTTTTCTTCGCAGCAATGACCGGCCGTGACAGCCTCATGGATACCGCACTGCGTACTCCAAAATCAGGATATTTATACAGGCGGCTTGCCAATGCGATGCAGGACCTGCGCGTTGAATACGACCACACGGTCCGTGACGCATCAGGAAGAATTATCCAGTTCCTGTACGGCGAAGACGGCATTGACATTTCCAAGAGCGAGGGCGGCAAGCTCAATGTGAAACGAATCATCGAACATATCTGCGGCACTGAAGCAGACTGA